The following proteins come from a genomic window of Lolium rigidum isolate FL_2022 chromosome 5, APGP_CSIRO_Lrig_0.1, whole genome shotgun sequence:
- the LOC124654751 gene encoding AT-hook motif nuclear-localized protein 17-like, producing the protein MSFGKADMSKESAYQERTDMQAIGFATPPPQTQPLHHRHPGHGEQQQQQLECFSDEVDSRGTAERKEPGPGAIVTTQLASGGGGGDGSSIELSKKRRGRPPGSKNKPKPPVVITREAEPVAAMRPHVIEIPGGRDVAEALARFATRRGLGICVLAGTGAVANVSLRHPCPAAPGAAPSVVVFQGRFEILSISATFLPPAVAAVAPQAAAAASGLSISLAGPHGQIVGGAVVGPLYAATSVVVVAAAFTNPTFHRLPADDDASVSLSVSLSGSADAADEHRGHQHQSEPQGQQQQQQHPLRRQPPHLAAPAATSAAQPVEPCGVPMYARHPQPQEVMWPPAPRAPHQQPPPPPY; encoded by the coding sequence ATGTCGTTCGGCAAGGCAGACATGAGCAAGGAGAGCGCGTACCAAGAACGCACGGACATGCAGGCCATAGGGTTCGCCACGCCACCGCCGCAGACCCAGCCGCTGCACCACCGCCATCCCGGCCACggtgagcagcagcagcagcagctggagtGCTTCTCCGATGAGGTGGACAGTCGTGGGACAGCCGAGAGGAAGGAGCCTGGGCCCGGTGCCAtcgtcaccacccagctggcttccggcggtggcggcggcgacgggtcGAGCATCGAGCTGTCCAAGAAGCGGAGGGGCCGGCCGCCGGGGTCCAAGAACAAGCCGAAGCCGCCCGTGGTGATCACGCGGGAGGCCGAGCCCGTCGCAGCGATGCGGCCGCACGTGATCGAGATCCCCGGAGGCCGGGACGTCGCCGAGGCGCTGGCCCGCTTCGCAACCCGCCGCGGCCTCGGGATCTGCGTGCTCGCCGGCACGGGCGCCGTTGCCAACGTCTCGCTCCGCCACCCCTGCCCGGCAGCCCCCGGTGCCGCCCCGTCCGTCGTCGTCTTCCAGGGCCGGTTCGAGATCCTCTCCATCTCCGCCACGTTCTTGcccccggccgtcgccgccgtggcGCCACAGGCCGCGGCCGCCGCTTCCGGGCTCTCCATCTCGCTCGCCGGCCCGCATGGCCAGATCGTCGGGGGCGCCGTCGTAGGCCCGCTCTACGCCGCGACCAGCGTAGTCGTCGTCGCCGCGGCCTTCACCAACCCCACTTTCCACCGCCTCCccgccgacgacgacgcgtcgGTGTCCCTCTCCGTGTCGCTCTCCGGCAGCGCCGACGCGGCCGACGAACACCGCGGCCATCAGCACCAATCAGAGCCGCAaggacagcagcagcagcagcagcatcccCTACGGCGGCAGCCACCgcacctggccgcgccggccgccaCTTCGGCAGCACAGCCGGTGGAACCTTGCGGCGTGCCCATGTACGCCCGCCACCCGCAGCCCCAAGAAGTGATGTGGCCGCCGGCTCCTCGAGCGCCGCACCAacaaccgccgccgccaccgtactGA